The Gemmatimonadota bacterium nucleotide sequence GCGCGCGGCGTTCGAGCTGGCGCGCGCCCGCGGCCGCGGCAAGGTGACGCTCGCCGACAAGGCCAACGCCATGCGCCACGCCGGCGCGCTGTGGCGCAGGGTTTTCGCCGAGGTGGGAGAGGAGTTTCCAGACATCGAGCGTGACGCCTGGTACGTGGACGCGCTCGCGATGGACCTGGTGCTGCACCCGGCCAGCTACGACGTGATCGTCGCCTCGAACCTCTTCGGCGACATCCTGAGCGACGTGGCGGCGGCGCTCGTCGGCGGGCTCGGGCTGGCGCCGTCGGCCAACTTCGCGCCGGGTGGCGGCGCCCTCTTCGAACCCGTCCATGGCTCCGCGCCCGATCTGGCGGGTACGGATCGCGCGAATCCCTTCGCGGCGATTCTCACGGCAGCCCTGCTGCTCGAGCACGCGGGGCGGGAGACCGAGGCGCGGGCGGTGCAGGACGCCGTGGCGGCAGCCGTCGAGTCGGGTGATACCACCGCCGATCTGGGGGGTAAGCTGGGAACCGACGAGGCGGGGAAGCGGATAGCGGACCGCATCGGCTAGCCCTGCGCCTCGGGCGCTCGATTACGCAATTCGACAACATCAGGCGAATACATGGCCACGCAGGGACACGACAAGGACATCGTCTTTCTATCCGGCCGCCGCACGCCCTTCGGCACCTTCGGCGGCTCTCTGAAGGGTTTCAGCGCCAACGACCTGGGCGTGTTCGCGGCCGAGTCGGCGCTCGCCACGGCGGGCGTCGACCCCGCGTTCATCGACCACGTGATCTTCGGCAACGCGCTGCAGACGTCGGCCGACGCGATC carries:
- a CDS encoding 3-isopropylmalate dehydrogenase encodes the protein MIRIAVIPGDGIGQEVTRAATRVLERVSERYDCPLSVEPFDLGAERYLRTGETLPEETFERLRDDFDAILLGALGDPRVPDNVHARDILLGLRFRLDLYVNLRPVRLLDPSHSPLRDVSADDVDLLIVRENTEGSYTGMGGTLRSGQPTEVAIEEDVNTRHGVERIVRAAFELARARGRGKVTLADKANAMRHAGALWRRVFAEVGEEFPDIERDAWYVDALAMDLVLHPASYDVIVASNLFGDILSDVAAALVGGLGLAPSANFAPGGGALFEPVHGSAPDLAGTDRANPFAAILTAALLLEHAGRETEARAVQDAVAAAVESGDTTADLGGKLGTDEAGKRIADRIG